In one window of Erinaceus europaeus chromosome 17, mEriEur2.1, whole genome shotgun sequence DNA:
- the C17H11orf42 gene encoding uncharacterized protein C11orf42 homolog isoform X2: MLDGTPHLLTLDEADVTWTLIKDKVIEERFGSNVVAVPFLSDATCYDLLGVLIKQSRPAHTRLVLPGRQGRRALQPVGPLPSLLEQAGSEGAFAHCTREYSPNGRAELAYEEMRLLDGQPCRIRLHMGGLRKKVAFLLLPPGQVSLQQSLPWLRSTHSVYVIYQVFSCSWLQMGLSPTAREPQLLRLQRSLPIAFSCLKFALQPKGVLGPQKSLAKDPLPHGATWVRPNLSIMPPLAPVSNPVNSPEAAALPPPVPAPPTPPPQEGPDGRPTRVSYKGRNPFRRGPQMLSENWLFSPRSPPPGAQGGGPGDPDRHSMSLPLLQGLSSEFDSDD; encoded by the exons ATGTTGGATGGTACCCCCCACCTGCTGACACTGGATGAAGCTGATGTCACCTGGACGCTCATCAAGGATAAG GTTATCGAGGAGCGCTTTGGAAGCAATGTGGTGGCAGTGCCTTTCCTGTCGGACGCCACCTGCTACGATCTATTGGGTGTGTTAATAAAACAGTCCCGCCCAGCGCACACCCGCCTGGTCCTGCCGGGGCGGCAGGGCCGGCGGGCACTCCAACCGGTGGGGCCACTCCCCAGCCTTCTGGAGCAGGCAGGATCTGAGGGTGCCTTTGCCCACTGCACCCGGGAATACTCACCCAATGGCAGAGCAGAGTTAGCCTATGAAGAAATGCGTCTGCTGGATGGGCAGCCCTGCCGGATCCGCCTACATATGGGAGGCCTGCGTAAGAAGGTAGCCTTTCTTCTGCTGCCACCAGGGCAGGTGAGCCTACAGCAGAGTCTTCCCTGGCTCCGAAGTACCCACAGCGTCTATGTCATCTACCAGGTCTTCTCCTGCTCCTGGCTACAGATGGGACTGTCGCCTACAGCCCGTGAGCCCCAGCTGCTCCGGTTACAACGGTCACTGCCTATTGCCTTTTCCTGCCTAAAGTTTGCACTGCAGCCCAAGGGAGTGCTGGGACCACAGAAGTCCCTGGCCAAAGATCCACTGCCCCATGGTGCCACCTGGGTCAGACCGAACCTCAGCATCATGCCACCTCTGGCCCCCGTATCAAACCCTGTCAATAGCCCCGAAGCTGCTGCTCTGCCCCCACCTGTCCCAGCCCCACCCACACCACCACCCCAGGAAGGGCCAGATGGCAGACCCACAAGAGTCTCCTACAAGGGTCGAAACCCCTTCCGAAGGGGGCCCCAGATGTTGTCAG AGAACTGGCTCTTCAGTCCCCGCAGCCCCCCACCAGGAGCTCAGGGTGGGGGCCCCGGGGACCCCGACCGGCACTCCATGTCCCTGCCCCTGCTGCAGGGTCTGTCCTCAGAGTTCGACAGCGACGACTGA
- the C17H11orf42 gene encoding uncharacterized protein C11orf42 homolog isoform X1: MLDGTPHLLTLDEADVTWTLIKDKVGQVIEERFGSNVVAVPFLSDATCYDLLGVLIKQSRPAHTRLVLPGRQGRRALQPVGPLPSLLEQAGSEGAFAHCTREYSPNGRAELAYEEMRLLDGQPCRIRLHMGGLRKKVAFLLLPPGQVSLQQSLPWLRSTHSVYVIYQVFSCSWLQMGLSPTAREPQLLRLQRSLPIAFSCLKFALQPKGVLGPQKSLAKDPLPHGATWVRPNLSIMPPLAPVSNPVNSPEAAALPPPVPAPPTPPPQEGPDGRPTRVSYKGRNPFRRGPQMLSENWLFSPRSPPPGAQGGGPGDPDRHSMSLPLLQGLSSEFDSDD; encoded by the exons ATGTTGGATGGTACCCCCCACCTGCTGACACTGGATGAAGCTGATGTCACCTGGACGCTCATCAAGGATAAGGTGGGTCAG GTTATCGAGGAGCGCTTTGGAAGCAATGTGGTGGCAGTGCCTTTCCTGTCGGACGCCACCTGCTACGATCTATTGGGTGTGTTAATAAAACAGTCCCGCCCAGCGCACACCCGCCTGGTCCTGCCGGGGCGGCAGGGCCGGCGGGCACTCCAACCGGTGGGGCCACTCCCCAGCCTTCTGGAGCAGGCAGGATCTGAGGGTGCCTTTGCCCACTGCACCCGGGAATACTCACCCAATGGCAGAGCAGAGTTAGCCTATGAAGAAATGCGTCTGCTGGATGGGCAGCCCTGCCGGATCCGCCTACATATGGGAGGCCTGCGTAAGAAGGTAGCCTTTCTTCTGCTGCCACCAGGGCAGGTGAGCCTACAGCAGAGTCTTCCCTGGCTCCGAAGTACCCACAGCGTCTATGTCATCTACCAGGTCTTCTCCTGCTCCTGGCTACAGATGGGACTGTCGCCTACAGCCCGTGAGCCCCAGCTGCTCCGGTTACAACGGTCACTGCCTATTGCCTTTTCCTGCCTAAAGTTTGCACTGCAGCCCAAGGGAGTGCTGGGACCACAGAAGTCCCTGGCCAAAGATCCACTGCCCCATGGTGCCACCTGGGTCAGACCGAACCTCAGCATCATGCCACCTCTGGCCCCCGTATCAAACCCTGTCAATAGCCCCGAAGCTGCTGCTCTGCCCCCACCTGTCCCAGCCCCACCCACACCACCACCCCAGGAAGGGCCAGATGGCAGACCCACAAGAGTCTCCTACAAGGGTCGAAACCCCTTCCGAAGGGGGCCCCAGATGTTGTCAG AGAACTGGCTCTTCAGTCCCCGCAGCCCCCCACCAGGAGCTCAGGGTGGGGGCCCCGGGGACCCCGACCGGCACTCCATGTCCCTGCCCCTGCTGCAGGGTCTGTCCTCAGAGTTCGACAGCGACGACTGA